In Colwellia sp. M166, a genomic segment contains:
- a CDS encoding GNAT family N-acetyltransferase has protein sequence MTEHLSKAGIYLDDIAHMQRVDEYFTDSHIISYQDTAIGLLKLGQFPDKIHLRQFQLLPEYHGLGIGSRVLGLVKRKAQEKQLAITLNVLLDNPAKQLYLRHGFIICAENELEYAMRWPG, from the coding sequence ATGACCGAACACTTGAGTAAGGCCGGTATTTACCTCGATGATATTGCGCATATGCAGCGGGTCGATGAATACTTTACCGATTCTCATATTATTTCTTATCAAGATACTGCGATCGGCTTATTAAAATTAGGGCAATTTCCCGATAAAATTCATCTAAGACAATTTCAATTATTACCTGAATATCATGGCTTAGGTATTGGTAGTCGAGTACTAGGGTTAGTTAAACGCAAAGCCCAAGAAAAACAACTCGCAATTACTTTAAATGTATTGTTAGATAATCCCGCTAAACAATTATATTTGCGCCACGGTTTTATTATTTGTGCGGAAAATGAACTTGAATATGCCATGCGTTGGCCCGGTTAA
- a CDS encoding M20/M25/M40 family metallo-hydrolase, whose product MKNISFKLKSLLTAIAMTSAFPNVAEIIPAEQVIKDITYLAADDLEGRASFSPEIDRAANYIAKRFTDIGLQPLSSAKADNQSSSFLQKFTVSQIQPQVLSVTINNANISQGNLAIASTMESVNWQQAGAEVHVINKNDDMRDTLSALNQKGGQHLVIINNAHAKSFHAYQNYFNRGITKLSLEHRGAIVMVLSDVGEINTYNVKASATITEQALTNVVGILPAANTEHGKEIILYSAHYDHLGVTEDGKQIYNGADDDASGTTAIINLAQYYAKQGNNKRSLMFSAFTAEEIGGFGSKYFSQQLNPDNVVAMINIEMIGKPSKFGAGTVWMTGMERSNLGALLNEKLSAQNTEIYQDPYPEQGLFYRSDNATLARLGVPAHSFSSTQLDKDQHYHQTSDDINSLDLSSMHKVIESLAVATQSLVDSTVTPTRIDKAKVRAQGKIY is encoded by the coding sequence TTGAAAAACATCAGCTTCAAACTCAAATCATTACTGACAGCAATAGCGATGACTAGCGCCTTTCCCAATGTTGCGGAAATCATCCCAGCTGAGCAAGTGATCAAAGATATTACCTACCTTGCCGCTGATGATTTAGAAGGTCGCGCAAGTTTCAGTCCGGAAATTGACCGAGCAGCAAACTATATTGCTAAACGTTTTACTGATATAGGTTTACAACCATTATCATCAGCAAAAGCTGATAACCAAAGTAGCAGTTTTCTACAAAAATTTACCGTCAGTCAAATACAACCACAAGTGCTTAGCGTAACAATAAATAATGCCAACATAAGCCAAGGTAACCTCGCTATAGCCAGCACGATGGAGTCAGTGAACTGGCAACAAGCTGGTGCTGAAGTCCATGTGATTAACAAAAACGATGATATGCGAGATACCTTAAGCGCGCTAAACCAAAAAGGTGGTCAGCACTTAGTTATCATTAATAACGCACATGCAAAAAGCTTTCATGCTTATCAAAATTACTTTAATCGCGGTATTACTAAGCTTTCACTTGAGCATCGTGGTGCCATTGTGATGGTATTAAGTGATGTTGGTGAAATTAACACTTACAACGTCAAAGCCAGTGCGACAATTACCGAGCAAGCATTAACTAACGTGGTGGGGATCTTACCGGCAGCTAACACTGAACATGGCAAAGAAATAATTTTATACTCAGCACATTATGATCACTTAGGCGTCACCGAAGACGGCAAACAAATATATAACGGCGCTGATGATGACGCATCAGGCACCACCGCTATCATTAACTTAGCGCAATATTACGCAAAGCAAGGCAATAATAAACGTAGCCTGATGTTTAGTGCCTTTACTGCCGAAGAAATTGGTGGTTTTGGTTCAAAATACTTTTCACAACAACTTAATCCTGACAACGTCGTTGCCATGATTAATATTGAGATGATCGGTAAACCATCAAAATTTGGCGCCGGCACGGTATGGATGACAGGGATGGAACGCTCAAATTTAGGCGCTTTGCTCAATGAAAAGCTCAGCGCCCAAAACACCGAAATATATCAAGACCCTTACCCTGAACAAGGCTTATTTTATCGCTCAGACAATGCAACATTAGCGCGTTTAGGTGTACCTGCTCACAGTTTTAGTAGTACTCAGCTCGATAAAGACCAGCACTATCATCAAACCAGTGACGACATAAACAGTTTGGACTTATCTTCAATGCATAAAGTAATTGAATCATTAGCTGTTGCTACCCAATCACTTGTTGATAGTACGGTTACGCCAACACGTATTGATAAAGCCAAAGTTCGCGCACAAGGTAAAATTTACTAA
- a CDS encoding YaeQ family protein: protein MALKSTINKATIHLSDMDRNYYDTLQLTIAQHPSETDRRMMIRLIAYVLNASENLQFGKGVSDEDEAAIWRINYSEVIELWIELGQLDEKRLKKACNRAQQVKLYCYGSSVDTWWQQSKGKLNQFDKLSIESFSEETSTALEQLADRSMEFQVSIQDGQFWLTCGDETLLIELTKLK from the coding sequence ATGGCCTTAAAATCAACCATTAATAAAGCGACAATTCATTTATCTGATATGGATCGTAATTATTATGACACTTTACAATTAACTATCGCGCAGCACCCTTCAGAAACTGACCGTCGTATGATGATCAGGTTAATCGCCTATGTGCTTAATGCCAGTGAAAACCTACAGTTTGGCAAAGGCGTTAGTGATGAAGACGAAGCCGCTATTTGGCGAATAAATTACAGTGAGGTCATTGAGCTATGGATAGAACTAGGCCAGCTAGATGAAAAACGACTGAAAAAAGCCTGTAATCGCGCACAACAAGTAAAACTTTACTGTTACGGTAGTAGCGTCGATACATGGTGGCAACAGTCTAAAGGTAAACTGAATCAATTCGACAAATTATCGATTGAAAGCTTCAGTGAAGAGACTTCAACAGCATTAGAACAACTGGCCGACCGCTCAATGGAATTTCAAGTGAGTATTCAAGACGGACAGTTCTGGCTGACTTGCGGAGACGAAACGCTATTGATCGAGCTAACTAAGCTCAAATAA
- a CDS encoding alanine--glyoxylate aminotransferase family protein yields MTIQSFIPPQRTLMGPGPSDVSQRVLSALARPTIGHLDPTFVGMMDEVKQLLQYAFQTANSNTMAISAPGSAGMEACFVNLITPEDTVVVCRNGVFGARMIENVTRIGAKLVIVDSPWGRAVEPQLLEDALKQNPQANFVAFVHAETSTGARSDAKTLCEIAKRYQCLTIVDAVTSLGGSELRVDDWGIDAIYSGSQKCLSCVPGISPISFSEQASEVIRNRTLPVQSWFLDQSLVMGYWSGEGKRAYHHTAPVNSLYALHESLLMLQQEGLENSWARHQTQHNSLAKGLTKLGLDFIVPEDERLPQLNSVYIPEGIDDAKVRQYLLQEYNLEIGAGLGQFAGQAWRIGLMGFTARSENVALCLAALDDALTKFR; encoded by the coding sequence ATGACGATACAATCATTTATTCCCCCACAGCGTACTTTAATGGGGCCTGGGCCATCAGATGTCAGTCAACGTGTACTGTCAGCATTAGCACGTCCAACCATTGGTCATTTAGATCCCACTTTTGTTGGTATGATGGATGAGGTTAAACAACTATTACAATATGCTTTTCAAACGGCCAACAGTAATACTATGGCTATTTCAGCACCCGGCTCAGCGGGAATGGAAGCATGTTTTGTTAATTTAATTACCCCTGAAGATACTGTCGTGGTGTGTCGCAATGGTGTTTTTGGTGCGCGTATGATTGAAAATGTTACCCGCATTGGTGCCAAATTGGTGATTGTAGATTCACCATGGGGTAGAGCGGTTGAGCCGCAATTATTAGAAGATGCACTTAAACAGAATCCTCAAGCTAACTTTGTTGCTTTTGTTCATGCGGAAACGTCAACAGGTGCACGCTCTGATGCAAAAACTTTATGTGAAATAGCCAAACGCTATCAATGCTTAACGATTGTTGATGCCGTCACCTCATTGGGTGGTAGTGAGCTAAGAGTGGATGACTGGGGCATAGATGCGATTTATTCAGGCAGTCAAAAATGTTTGTCTTGTGTGCCGGGGATTTCACCGATAAGTTTTAGTGAACAAGCTAGTGAAGTGATTCGCAACAGAACACTGCCAGTGCAAAGTTGGTTTTTAGATCAATCACTGGTTATGGGCTATTGGTCAGGAGAGGGTAAACGAGCGTATCACCATACGGCGCCGGTTAACTCATTATACGCCTTACATGAATCGCTATTAATGTTACAGCAAGAAGGCTTAGAAAACAGTTGGGCGCGTCATCAAACGCAACATAACAGCTTAGCTAAAGGCTTAACTAAGCTAGGTTTGGATTTTATTGTGCCAGAAGATGAACGTCTACCACAACTCAATTCAGTATACATTCCTGAAGGTATTGATGACGCGAAAGTACGCCAATATTTATTACAAGAATATAATTTAGAAATTGGTGCTGGCCTTGGACAGTTTGCCGGTCAAGCTTGGCGTATTGGTTTGATGGGCTTTACGGCGCGTAGTGAAAATGTGGCTTTGTGTTTAGCGGCATTGGATGATGCGTTAACTAAGTTTAGATAA
- a CDS encoding VOC family protein gives MKFLHTMIRVSDVDKSLDFYIKHLGLVETRRVDVPEGEFTLIFLATEPGAAEIELTHNWGSDEEYTVGRNFGHLAYEVDDIYATCEKLMAAGITINRPPRCGYMAFIKSPDNVSIELLQKGERLVPQEPWASMENSGTW, from the coding sequence ATGAAATTTTTACATACTATGATCCGCGTTAGTGACGTGGATAAATCACTCGATTTTTACATCAAACACTTAGGTTTAGTAGAGACTCGTCGTGTTGATGTACCTGAAGGTGAATTTACTTTAATATTTTTAGCCACTGAGCCTGGTGCTGCTGAAATAGAGTTAACACATAACTGGGGATCGGATGAAGAATATACTGTTGGCAGAAATTTCGGTCACTTAGCCTATGAAGTTGATGATATTTACGCTACATGTGAAAAATTAATGGCAGCGGGCATTACGATTAATCGTCCACCACGTTGCGGCTATATGGCATTTATTAAATCGCCAGATAATGTTTCTATCGAATTACTGCAAAAAGGCGAACGCTTAGTACCACAAGAGCCTTGGGCTAGTATGGAAAACTCTGGCACTTGGTAA
- a CDS encoding AEC family transporter, protein MIIFITALIPIMILIMLGFILKRIKFLPEETWPGMEKLTYFVLFPALLIRTLGKQSLAGAPWPSMLIIVVGTIMTSAVMLIVFRKVLSKNNATFTSIFQGGVRFNTYITLAIAQSLYGATGLAMSSVAAGFMIVLINLWCISVFVIWGKGSFQGVLQFIKEIVGNPLIIGCTIGWFISLSGIGLPIIVEDILEIVGRAALPFGLLAVGAALKLEGIKGHFSPIVLSSIAQFGLKPLVTAAFVSYTGLTGVAAAVLIIAFMTPTAPSAYILSRQLGGDTEAMASIITVQTLIAFLIMPLLGTLLL, encoded by the coding sequence ATGATAATTTTTATTACTGCTCTTATTCCCATAATGATTCTAATAATGCTGGGATTTATTTTAAAGCGCATTAAATTCTTGCCGGAAGAAACTTGGCCAGGCATGGAAAAACTGACCTATTTTGTACTTTTTCCAGCTTTGCTAATTAGAACCCTTGGAAAACAATCTCTTGCTGGCGCACCTTGGCCATCGATGTTAATAATTGTTGTTGGAACAATAATGACATCAGCAGTGATGCTGATTGTTTTTCGGAAAGTATTATCGAAGAATAATGCTACTTTCACTTCAATTTTCCAAGGTGGTGTTCGCTTCAATACTTACATTACACTTGCTATTGCGCAAAGTTTGTACGGTGCAACGGGATTAGCAATGAGCTCTGTTGCTGCTGGTTTTATGATTGTTTTAATCAATTTGTGGTGCATCTCAGTGTTTGTAATCTGGGGGAAAGGTTCATTTCAAGGAGTGCTACAATTTATAAAAGAAATTGTTGGGAACCCACTAATCATAGGTTGTACGATTGGCTGGTTTATAAGCCTAAGTGGCATTGGATTACCTATTATTGTTGAAGATATTCTCGAAATAGTTGGTCGAGCTGCATTACCTTTTGGACTTTTAGCTGTTGGAGCGGCACTAAAGCTAGAAGGAATTAAAGGCCATTTTAGCCCCATCGTTTTATCGTCAATAGCACAGTTCGGGTTAAAACCATTAGTTACCGCTGCTTTTGTATCATATACGGGGCTTACTGGAGTAGCAGCTGCAGTATTGATTATAGCATTTATGACTCCAACAGCTCCTTCTGCATACATCCTTTCACGCCAATTAGGTGGTGACACAGAAGCAATGGCCTCTATTATTACAGTACAAACTTTAATAGCCTTTCTTATTATGCCACTACTAGGAACGCTGTTACTTTAA
- a CDS encoding transposase produces MIPGTFEYALAHIVDNHLDLSGFEQWYCNDKGGAAAYSPSVMLKIILFGYSRGFISSRRIANACETNITFMSLSGDVQPHYTSIAAFVARMKDQIEPLFTQVLMICDKEGLIGRHMFAIDGCKIKSNASKEYSGTFEELKRKEVKLRKASQRILARHQAQDGMSGDEVSHDLKQKAKLDNSASKISEFMATHQEKLGSRGKPVKSNITDNDSAKMTTSKGTIQGYNGIAINDDRHQIILQAQTWGSVGEQQTLKPAIEQLHHQLEKLGTPNAFETAKFTADSGFHSEANLEYIATTGLDSYIADTQFRSRNPLFKTSETYHTEQEKRRLKRSKGRPRLFTRESFHFDPTTNTCVCPAGKPLWRQSAGIITDGRSYSRFTGYLKDCRVCPLQRQCMRKPPKSTGRQVQFLTNLAQNISHSDRMKVKIDSSIGRRQYSKRLGAIEPIFGNITVNKGMNKFTLRGQDKVNTQWQMYCLVHNIEKLRSRLH; encoded by the coding sequence ATAATCCCCGGCACCTTTGAATATGCGCTTGCGCATATTGTTGATAACCATCTTGATTTATCGGGCTTTGAACAATGGTATTGTAACGATAAAGGCGGCGCAGCCGCCTATTCTCCGTCCGTGATGCTAAAAATAATCCTCTTTGGTTATTCTCGTGGCTTTATCAGTAGTCGCCGCATTGCCAACGCCTGTGAAACGAACATTACCTTTATGAGTTTATCGGGTGATGTTCAGCCACATTACACATCGATTGCCGCATTCGTCGCGCGGATGAAAGACCAAATTGAACCGCTATTTACCCAAGTATTAATGATATGTGATAAAGAAGGCCTCATTGGTCGCCATATGTTTGCTATCGATGGTTGTAAAATCAAATCAAACGCGAGTAAGGAATACAGTGGCACGTTTGAAGAGCTAAAGCGTAAGGAAGTGAAATTACGTAAAGCCAGCCAACGTATATTGGCGAGGCATCAAGCACAAGATGGCATGAGCGGTGATGAAGTCAGCCATGACTTAAAGCAAAAAGCGAAACTTGATAATAGCGCCAGTAAAATCAGCGAGTTCATGGCTACTCATCAGGAAAAACTCGGTAGCCGAGGTAAACCCGTGAAAAGCAATATTACCGATAACGACAGCGCTAAAATGACCACCAGCAAAGGCACCATTCAAGGTTATAACGGTATTGCCATTAACGACGACCGGCATCAAATCATTCTTCAAGCGCAAACATGGGGCAGTGTTGGCGAGCAACAAACCTTAAAACCTGCCATAGAACAACTTCATCATCAATTAGAAAAACTCGGTACGCCAAACGCTTTTGAAACCGCTAAATTTACCGCAGACAGCGGCTTTCATAGTGAAGCTAACCTTGAATATATCGCCACAACCGGGTTAGACAGTTATATCGCGGATACACAATTTAGAAGTCGAAACCCGCTTTTTAAAACCAGTGAAACCTATCATACCGAGCAAGAGAAACGGCGATTAAAACGCAGTAAAGGCAGGCCTCGATTATTCACGCGCGAGAGTTTTCATTTTGACCCCACAACTAATACCTGTGTTTGCCCTGCGGGCAAACCCCTATGGCGACAAAGTGCGGGCATTATCACTGATGGCAGAAGCTACAGTCGATTTACGGGATATTTAAAAGACTGTCGCGTTTGTCCATTACAAAGGCAATGTATGCGAAAGCCCCCTAAATCAACCGGTCGACAAGTCCAGTTCTTAACAAACCTAGCGCAAAATATCAGTCACAGTGACCGAATGAAGGTAAAAATAGACAGTTCAATTGGGCGACGGCAATACAGTAAAAGGTTAGGCGCAATAGAACCCATATTTGGCAATATTACTGTCAACAAAGGCATGAATAAATTCACCTTGCGCGGGCAAGATAAAGTGAACACCCAATGGCAAATGTATTGCCTTGTTCATAACATTGAAAAGTTAAGAAGTCGCCTGCATTAG